In Sulfurisphaera javensis, a single genomic region encodes these proteins:
- a CDS encoding AbrB/MazE/SpoVT family DNA-binding domain-containing protein: protein MTIKVNVGKKGIIIIPKSIRDLLNIKEGDSLLLNVIDGKIVLERERKINLEDLKKKFEEHEKRIAYAKKPRLGELEKVELEEEFEG from the coding sequence TTGACGATTAAAGTCAATGTTGGTAAAAAAGGTATCATAATTATTCCTAAAAGTATAAGAGATCTTTTAAACATAAAGGAAGGTGATTCATTACTTCTAAACGTTATTGATGGAAAAATAGTTTTAGAGAGGGAGAGAAAGATAAACTTAGAGGATCTAAAGAAGAAATTTGAAGAGCATGAGAAAAGAATTGCTTATGCTAAAAAACCAAGGTTAGGGGAATTAGAAAAAGTAGAATTAGAGGAGGAATTTGAAGGTTGA
- the malA gene encoding alpha-glucosidase MalA, translating to MSFMQVEEKDGIYRIRINNPLPPVEFNFQGVNSSKSLHDFNLTIEEKENSLIISKPLELEEHIVGLGEKAVELDRRRFRFRMCNIDAGKYFKFSDPLYINIPFFISVYKGKATGYFINSASCDLVIDIGVSDYSKIKIFVPHRDVELFIFEGPTIEKVLERYTDVTGKPYLMPEWALGYMISRYSYYPQDYIIKLVDLMKEFRVTAVFLDIDFMDSFKLFTWDKEKFPDPQKFIEELHKRGVKLITIVDHSVRADQKYPIFISGLGKFCETGKGELFVGKLWPGNTVYPDFFKEETRKWWSELIYNWLKQGVDGIWLDMNEPTDFTTYDTYYEILNQLHATMKDERLLLTFPPNVVHEYKGKKVPHLMIRNAYPLYEAMATFEGFKDKEPFILSRSGYAGIQKYACVWTGDNTPSWDDLKLQLQLVLGLSISGVSCVGIDIGAFQGRGSRDIDNSPELLVKYFGIALFFPFFRTHKATNGIDTEPIFLPSYYREKMKKIIDTRYKFLPYLYSLAIESHETGHPIIRPLFYDFQEDENTYRIEDEYMVGKFLLYAPIITPTERRLVYLPSGRWMEFWTKEIFEGNSWINSSSDLPIYIREGSIIPLENNDILTFGNYGKFKYNNVFIEREGNLLKLSKPFFVRKIITEKKEIEVNKELTSIDL from the coding sequence ATTTCCTTTATGCAAGTTGAAGAAAAGGATGGAATTTATAGGATAAGAATAAACAATCCTTTACCTCCAGTAGAATTTAACTTCCAAGGGGTTAATTCATCAAAATCGTTACACGACTTTAATCTTACGATCGAAGAGAAAGAGAATTCATTGATAATTTCAAAACCCCTAGAGTTAGAAGAGCATATAGTTGGTTTAGGTGAAAAAGCTGTTGAACTTGATAGAAGAAGATTTAGATTTAGAATGTGTAATATTGATGCTGGAAAATACTTCAAGTTTTCTGATCCCTTGTATATAAACATACCTTTCTTCATTTCTGTATACAAAGGTAAAGCAACGGGATATTTTATTAATTCAGCATCATGTGATTTAGTAATTGACATTGGTGTATCAGATTATTCAAAGATAAAGATCTTCGTACCTCATAGGGATGTTGAACTTTTTATCTTTGAAGGTCCAACTATTGAGAAAGTCTTAGAAAGATATACTGACGTTACTGGTAAACCTTATTTAATGCCAGAATGGGCTTTAGGTTATATGATATCTAGATACTCTTACTATCCACAAGATTATATTATAAAACTTGTAGACTTAATGAAAGAGTTTAGAGTAACAGCTGTATTCTTAGATATTGACTTCATGGATTCATTTAAACTATTCACATGGGATAAAGAGAAGTTCCCTGACCCTCAGAAGTTCATTGAAGAACTACATAAACGTGGAGTTAAATTAATTACAATAGTGGATCATAGTGTTAGGGCTGATCAAAAATATCCCATTTTTATTTCTGGTTTAGGTAAGTTCTGTGAAACTGGTAAGGGTGAATTGTTTGTAGGAAAATTATGGCCTGGTAACACTGTTTATCCAGACTTCTTTAAAGAAGAAACTAGGAAATGGTGGAGTGAATTAATTTACAATTGGTTAAAACAAGGAGTTGATGGTATTTGGTTAGATATGAATGAACCGACAGACTTTACAACTTACGATACTTATTACGAAATTCTTAACCAACTTCATGCCACTATGAAAGATGAAAGACTTTTACTTACCTTTCCCCCTAATGTAGTTCATGAATATAAGGGTAAAAAAGTCCCTCATTTGATGATTAGGAATGCTTACCCACTTTATGAAGCTATGGCAACTTTTGAAGGTTTTAAGGATAAGGAACCATTTATTCTCTCTAGGTCCGGTTATGCTGGAATACAAAAGTATGCTTGTGTTTGGACTGGGGATAATACTCCTTCGTGGGATGATTTAAAACTACAGCTACAGTTAGTCTTAGGTTTATCTATTTCCGGTGTGTCATGTGTTGGTATTGATATTGGTGCTTTTCAAGGAAGAGGTAGTAGGGATATTGACAATTCTCCAGAACTTTTAGTTAAATATTTTGGTATTGCTTTATTCTTTCCCTTTTTTAGAACTCATAAGGCAACTAATGGAATTGATACTGAACCTATTTTCTTACCTTCATACTATAGAGAAAAAATGAAAAAAATAATTGACACTAGGTATAAGTTTTTACCTTACCTATATTCTTTAGCTATTGAATCTCATGAAACTGGACATCCAATAATTAGACCATTATTTTATGATTTCCAGGAAGATGAAAACACATATAGAATTGAAGATGAATATATGGTTGGTAAGTTCCTACTTTATGCTCCAATAATAACCCCAACAGAAAGAAGGCTAGTTTATTTACCTAGTGGAAGGTGGATGGAATTTTGGACCAAAGAAATCTTTGAAGGGAATAGTTGGATAAATTCTTCATCAGACTTACCAATATACATTAGGGAAGGAAGTATAATACCACTTGAAAATAACGATATTTTAACGTTTGGAAATTACGGAAAGTTCAAATACAATAATGTTTTCATTGAGAGAGAAGGAAACTTACTAAAGTTATCTAAACCCTTCTTCGTTAGAAAAATAATTACAGAGAAAAAAGAAATTGAAGTAAATAAGGAACTAACTTCAATAGACCTTTAA
- a CDS encoding amidohydrolase family protein produces the protein MKLVLTGKVFDGEKIIEKGSVIIEEDKIIDVVEGEEKGDRVIKGNFILPGLIDTHVHFFGVEDDNVLSWNLVNEIDAAIRSTRDMEKLLRSGFTTVRDLGSKVAVNLSKLQRRGEIIGPTVIASGYSLAITGGDDDPKDLPLDIAQRLSYSFYCDSPYECRKAVRMAIRQGASVIKVYASGAFSQGEIILPGFSLDELKAIVDESHRAGLKVASHAYGKEAIMNSILAGVDTIEHGLGLDDETASMIKEKGICYIPTLSAYEIDFPVPKEVRKYREELVKRHFNEDMRIAVSKGLKIATGTDYVGSKQRPHGKNYRELVLLSRYMNHIEVLKSATSIAGECLGLNVGKLKRGYTADIIVVKDDPTVSIENLSPSNIIYVIKEGKVYRGYGNYEE, from the coding sequence ATGAAGTTAGTTTTAACTGGTAAAGTGTTTGATGGAGAGAAAATAATTGAAAAGGGAAGCGTTATTATTGAAGAAGATAAAATAATTGACGTTGTTGAAGGTGAAGAAAAAGGAGACAGAGTTATTAAAGGAAACTTTATCTTACCCGGACTAATTGATACTCATGTACACTTCTTTGGAGTTGAAGATGATAACGTTCTTTCTTGGAACTTAGTAAATGAAATTGATGCAGCAATAAGAAGCACTAGAGATATGGAAAAACTCTTACGTTCAGGTTTTACTACTGTTAGAGATTTGGGTAGTAAAGTTGCAGTTAATTTATCTAAATTACAAAGGAGAGGAGAAATAATTGGACCAACAGTAATAGCCTCTGGTTACTCTTTAGCTATTACTGGAGGTGATGATGATCCTAAAGACTTACCATTAGACATTGCACAAAGACTTTCCTATTCATTTTACTGTGATTCCCCTTACGAGTGCAGAAAAGCTGTTAGAATGGCAATTAGACAAGGGGCTAGTGTGATAAAAGTTTATGCTTCTGGAGCTTTTTCTCAAGGTGAAATTATATTACCAGGATTTAGTCTAGACGAATTAAAGGCAATTGTTGATGAGTCTCATAGGGCTGGGTTAAAAGTAGCATCTCACGCCTATGGAAAAGAAGCTATAATGAACTCAATCTTAGCTGGTGTAGATACAATAGAACATGGTCTTGGTTTAGATGATGAAACTGCATCAATGATAAAAGAAAAGGGAATTTGTTATATTCCTACTCTTTCAGCTTATGAAATTGATTTTCCAGTTCCAAAGGAAGTTAGAAAATATAGGGAAGAATTAGTAAAGAGACATTTTAATGAAGATATGAGAATTGCTGTATCTAAGGGACTTAAAATTGCAACTGGAACAGATTATGTTGGTTCTAAACAAAGACCTCATGGCAAAAACTATAGAGAATTGGTTCTTCTTTCTAGATATATGAATCATATTGAAGTGCTAAAATCTGCAACATCTATCGCTGGTGAATGTTTAGGATTGAACGTTGGAAAATTAAAACGTGGTTATACAGCTGATATAATTGTTGTTAAGGATGATCCAACAGTTTCAATAGAAAACCTTTCTCCTTCGAACATCATATACGTTATTAAGGAAGGGAAAGTATATAGAGGATATGGAAATTATGAAGAATAA
- a CDS encoding alpha-mannosidase, producing MRSEKEIFQRLSYILATSFTKIERLSWNGNSISLNNEDDNSFLLVADYSGSALIKLNSKPYFSLDGYHNYFPLPKGEIKIEAEFSPFKAFGERVEISYGTPYKFVRNDSAFIFWLYGISLLELSKYFERDEILKILSEALKFVPFVGVSADQLYLASKVYDKFPTYLLSYGYSNKEEYTTDYTEAINFLKEKLKELNYKRGIVYAIGHAHTDTAWLWNFDETRRKIARTFSTVLSLMEKYDFVFMQSMAIYYDWIKSDYPSLFEKIKEKVKEGKWILGAGWVEFDANLPSGESIARQLLYSQLFYKENFGKYSEILWLPDTFGFSAQLPQIARLSKIKYFATHKVFWNDTNKFPYSLFNWVGIDGSSLKAIAFGNGGGGYNSTFTIDSLMEQWNNWKDKDQPMLYAYGYGDGGGGPTEEMLIKKKIFDNLPFVPKIKDGFPFEANPKEEWVGELYLETHRGVLTSHSRMKYLHRRAEISLREAEIWSTIAGNYDKEKIQSLWKILLKNEFHDVLPGSAINEVYKTVYPELEYVIKESEKITMESIKKLVGDGDECLVFNSLSWEREDFVNINGKLIKVKVPPLGFSPCKEEEVKDEVKVEGLTLENSKLLVKLDKEGHIISIYDKEEGREVLRERSKLSFYESIPGWADAWDIEPSYKETEFELKAKSYTVTRDKIKSCITFTFNFRKSDVIEEICLYAEKKMINVKLMTKIPDRELLLKFWVKTNLNANEAVFEIPYGVLKRSTIKNTSWEKARFEVPFQKWLDISEDNYGVGIVTDGKYGVSVERGDIGVTISKTPIFPDYETDSEENEVNIYIIPHKDDWKESEIYKLGYELNIPLIVTKGKLKESKSFISLKGKGLILETLKLSEDNKGIIIRLYNVLNSKGKGELTLWFNPSKVISTNIIEDEEVEREMIVKKNKVEFSYKNYEILTLKVY from the coding sequence ATGAGAAGCGAAAAAGAGATTTTCCAAAGATTATCATACATTTTAGCAACTTCATTTACAAAAATTGAAAGACTAAGTTGGAACGGCAATTCAATTTCATTAAATAATGAAGACGATAACTCTTTTTTGTTAGTTGCCGATTATTCTGGTTCTGCGTTAATAAAACTCAATAGTAAGCCATATTTCTCTTTAGACGGCTACCATAACTATTTCCCATTACCAAAAGGTGAAATAAAGATTGAAGCTGAGTTTTCTCCGTTCAAAGCATTTGGTGAAAGGGTCGAAATAAGTTACGGAACGCCTTATAAGTTTGTAAGAAATGACTCAGCATTTATTTTCTGGCTTTATGGTATTTCACTCCTTGAATTATCAAAGTATTTCGAAAGAGATGAGATTCTAAAAATTCTATCGGAAGCTCTTAAATTTGTACCATTTGTAGGTGTGTCTGCAGATCAACTTTATTTAGCATCTAAGGTTTATGATAAATTCCCTACCTATTTGCTTAGCTACGGTTACTCAAATAAGGAAGAATATACAACAGATTATACAGAAGCAATAAACTTCCTTAAGGAAAAGCTAAAAGAGTTAAATTACAAACGTGGAATAGTATATGCTATTGGTCATGCTCATACAGATACTGCATGGCTATGGAACTTTGATGAGACTAGGAGAAAAATAGCTAGAACGTTCTCAACAGTCCTTTCTTTAATGGAAAAATATGATTTTGTCTTTATGCAAAGTATGGCTATTTATTATGATTGGATAAAGAGTGACTATCCTTCTCTATTTGAAAAAATCAAGGAGAAAGTAAAAGAAGGAAAATGGATATTAGGTGCTGGTTGGGTTGAGTTTGATGCTAATTTACCTTCTGGAGAGTCTATTGCAAGACAACTTCTTTATTCTCAACTCTTCTACAAGGAGAACTTTGGAAAATACTCTGAAATACTTTGGTTACCAGATACATTTGGTTTCTCAGCACAATTACCACAAATAGCTAGACTGAGTAAAATAAAATACTTTGCAACTCACAAAGTATTTTGGAATGACACAAACAAATTCCCTTATTCTCTTTTTAACTGGGTAGGAATTGATGGTTCTTCATTAAAAGCAATAGCATTTGGTAATGGTGGAGGAGGGTATAATTCAACTTTTACAATAGATAGCTTAATGGAACAATGGAATAACTGGAAAGATAAAGATCAACCAATGCTTTATGCTTATGGTTATGGTGATGGAGGAGGAGGACCAACTGAAGAAATGTTAATAAAGAAAAAGATATTTGACAATCTCCCCTTTGTTCCTAAAATAAAAGATGGTTTTCCTTTTGAAGCTAATCCTAAGGAAGAATGGGTAGGTGAACTTTACTTAGAGACTCACAGAGGTGTTTTAACTTCCCATTCAAGAATGAAATACTTACACAGAAGAGCTGAAATCTCATTAAGGGAAGCTGAGATTTGGTCAACCATTGCTGGAAATTATGATAAAGAGAAGATTCAATCACTTTGGAAAATACTCTTAAAGAATGAATTTCATGACGTTTTGCCCGGTTCAGCAATAAATGAAGTTTACAAAACCGTTTATCCAGAGTTAGAATATGTTATAAAAGAAAGCGAAAAAATTACAATGGAAAGTATTAAAAAGCTTGTTGGAGATGGAGATGAATGTTTAGTCTTTAACTCTCTATCATGGGAAAGGGAAGATTTTGTTAATATTAATGGGAAATTAATCAAAGTAAAAGTTCCTCCATTAGGCTTTTCACCCTGTAAAGAGGAAGAGGTTAAGGATGAAGTTAAAGTAGAGGGACTAACTTTAGAGAACTCAAAGTTATTAGTAAAGCTAGATAAAGAGGGACATATTATTTCAATTTACGATAAAGAGGAAGGAAGGGAAGTTTTGAGAGAGAGAAGTAAGCTTTCATTTTATGAAAGTATACCAGGTTGGGCTGATGCTTGGGATATAGAGCCTTCGTATAAGGAGACTGAGTTTGAATTGAAAGCAAAATCTTACACTGTTACAAGGGATAAAATAAAGAGTTGTATTACTTTTACCTTCAATTTTAGGAAATCTGATGTGATAGAGGAAATATGCCTTTATGCTGAAAAGAAAATGATAAACGTTAAATTAATGACTAAGATTCCAGATAGAGAACTTTTGTTAAAGTTCTGGGTTAAGACAAATTTAAATGCTAATGAGGCTGTGTTCGAGATTCCATATGGAGTATTAAAAAGAAGTACTATTAAAAACACTTCATGGGAGAAAGCAAGGTTTGAGGTTCCGTTCCAGAAATGGTTAGATATATCAGAGGATAATTATGGTGTTGGAATAGTTACTGATGGTAAGTATGGTGTAAGTGTTGAAAGGGGTGACATAGGAGTTACAATATCTAAAACTCCAATTTTCCCAGATTATGAAACTGATTCTGAAGAGAATGAAGTAAATATTTATATCATTCCTCATAAAGATGATTGGAAAGAAAGTGAGATTTACAAACTTGGTTATGAGTTAAATATTCCCTTAATTGTTACAAAAGGAAAATTGAAAGAAAGTAAAAGCTTTATCTCTCTTAAAGGAAAGGGACTAATTTTAGAGACATTAAAACTTTCAGAAGATAATAAAGGTATAATAATTAGACTTTATAACGTTCTTAACAGTAAGGGTAAAGGTGAATTAACCTTATGGTTTAATCCTTCAAAAGTAATATCAACTAACATAATTGAGGATGAGGAAGTAGAAAGGGAGATGATAGTAAAAAAGAATAAAGTGGAGTTTAGTTATAAAAATTATGAGATACTAACGTTAAAGGTCTATTGA
- a CDS encoding type II toxin-antitoxin system VapC family toxin, whose translation MIFVDANFLIYLNLGIKEAKDYYFRLLENESLTLDPLVLDEVIYVSKKKYNVKFEDTLTFIDELVLPYVTVFPITEGEYEKAKRFMIEYAIPPSDSLHVAVMLNNSIKKILSEDKDFDKIKEIERIWITY comes from the coding sequence TTGATCTTTGTAGATGCAAATTTCTTAATATACTTAAACTTAGGTATTAAAGAGGCGAAGGATTATTATTTTAGATTACTAGAAAACGAAAGCTTAACACTAGATCCTTTAGTTCTTGATGAGGTAATATATGTTTCAAAAAAGAAGTATAATGTAAAGTTCGAAGACACATTAACCTTCATTGACGAATTAGTTTTACCTTATGTTACAGTGTTTCCGATTACTGAGGGAGAATATGAAAAAGCAAAGAGATTCATGATAGAATACGCAATTCCACCTTCAGATTCCCTTCATGTAGCAGTAATGTTGAATAACTCCATTAAGAAGATTTTATCAGAAGATAAAGATTTTGACAAAATCAAAGAAATTGAAAGAATTTGGATTACTTATTAA